A window from Embleya scabrispora encodes these proteins:
- a CDS encoding aldehyde dehydrogenase has protein sequence MTERPHPNEPTDPPHPTHHDWLRRADRLRPVTVHHIDGEDHPGGGDTFTVIAPRDGTPLAEPARAGQREVDLAVAAARRAFDAGPWPRLAPAERGRALIRLADAVEAHRADLALTVSLEMGKPITEAYDIELRAVAATFRWYGEVAVKLVDEAPQTPADALALVTREPVGVVAAVVPWNFPLTMAAWKVAPALAAGCTVVLKPAEQSPLSALRLGRLASEAGLPPGVFNVIAGEGPTAGRALGLHPDVDVLAFTGSTAVGRHFLRYAADSNLKRVWLELGGKSPYIVLPDADIPAAAASAAWGIFFNQGEMCTAPSRLLVHSSIADEVVDAVVDRARALRVGDPLDPATTMGALVTAEHLARVGEHIARADAAGARLRTGGARLDRPGHYLEPTVFDRVTPDMALAREEVFGPVLAVLTFDTEDEAIRLANATEYGLAAGVWTTDLSAAHRLSRAVRAGTVWVNCYEEGGLNVPFGGVKQSGHGRDKSLHALDKYTDLKTTWIRV, from the coding sequence ATGACGGAGCGCCCCCACCCGAACGAGCCGACCGACCCGCCGCACCCCACACACCACGACTGGCTGCGGCGCGCCGACCGCCTGCGTCCCGTGACGGTCCATCACATCGACGGCGAGGACCATCCCGGCGGCGGCGACACCTTCACCGTGATCGCCCCGCGCGACGGCACCCCCCTCGCCGAACCCGCCCGCGCCGGGCAGCGCGAGGTCGACCTCGCCGTCGCCGCCGCCCGCCGCGCCTTCGACGCCGGGCCCTGGCCCCGACTCGCCCCGGCCGAACGCGGCCGGGCGCTGATCCGGCTCGCCGACGCCGTCGAGGCCCACCGCGCCGACCTCGCGCTGACCGTCTCGCTGGAGATGGGCAAGCCGATCACCGAGGCGTACGACATCGAACTGCGCGCGGTGGCGGCCACCTTCCGCTGGTACGGCGAGGTCGCCGTCAAGCTGGTCGACGAGGCGCCGCAGACCCCCGCCGATGCCCTGGCCCTGGTCACCCGCGAACCGGTGGGCGTGGTCGCGGCGGTCGTCCCGTGGAACTTCCCGCTCACCATGGCCGCCTGGAAGGTCGCCCCCGCACTGGCGGCCGGCTGCACCGTCGTGCTCAAGCCGGCCGAGCAATCACCGCTGTCCGCCCTGCGCTTGGGCCGCCTCGCGAGCGAAGCCGGCCTGCCGCCGGGGGTGTTCAACGTGATCGCCGGCGAGGGCCCGACCGCCGGCCGCGCACTGGGTCTGCACCCGGACGTCGACGTGCTCGCGTTCACCGGCTCCACCGCCGTCGGCCGGCACTTCCTGCGCTACGCCGCCGACTCCAACCTCAAGCGGGTCTGGCTCGAACTGGGCGGGAAGTCCCCGTACATCGTGCTGCCCGACGCCGACATACCGGCCGCCGCGGCAAGCGCCGCCTGGGGCATCTTCTTCAACCAGGGCGAGATGTGTACCGCGCCGTCCCGACTGCTCGTGCACTCCTCGATCGCCGACGAGGTGGTGGACGCGGTGGTCGACCGGGCCCGCGCGCTGCGCGTCGGCGACCCGCTCGACCCGGCCACCACGATGGGCGCGCTGGTGACCGCCGAGCACCTGGCCCGGGTCGGGGAGCACATCGCCCGCGCCGACGCCGCCGGCGCCCGGCTGCGCACCGGCGGGGCCCGCCTCGATCGTCCGGGCCACTACCTGGAGCCGACCGTGTTCGACCGGGTCACCCCCGACATGGCGCTCGCGCGCGAGGAGGTTTTCGGCCCGGTGCTCGCGGTGCTCACGTTCGACACCGAGGACGAGGCGATCCGACTCGCCAACGCGACCGAGTACGGCCTCGCGGCAGGCGTGTGGACCACCGACCTCTCCGCCGCGCACCGCCTGTCCCGGGCGGTCCGCGCCGGCACGGTCTGGGTCAACTGCTACGAGGAGGGCGGCCTCAACGTCCCGTTCGGCGGCGTCAAACAATCGGGCCACGGCCGGGACAAGTCGCTGCACGCGCTCGACAAGTACACCGATCTCAAGACCACCTGGATCCGCGTGTGA
- a CDS encoding catechol 1,2-dioxygenase, with amino-acid sequence MGEIVGAGILAHSPTIMLPPDVRRELNEGREISLVPALARLRAEVFERLDYDTVVVFDSHWATTVEFVIAAQAHRAGLYTSEELPRGMRQIPYAFPGDPELAHATAGFAAKHGTWITPIEDPFLPIHYATVNLWHHLGVPGKRWLGIGCCQTADVEDNLRLGRALADGIAVTDRRVLLIASGAFSHTFWSLRELRDHEASDPVHVRTPQARAADEQRIAWMERGDHASVLAGMPDFLRYKPEARFGHYLMMLGALGEERCTAPGRLVGDYENATGTGQAHVWFDRPAGGWTASDAHTPRLAAPQTRVADSHTSRGRAE; translated from the coding sequence ATGGGAGAGATCGTCGGCGCGGGCATCCTGGCCCACTCGCCCACCATCATGCTGCCCCCGGACGTGCGGCGCGAGTTGAACGAGGGACGGGAGATCAGCCTGGTCCCGGCTCTGGCCCGGCTGCGCGCCGAGGTGTTCGAACGGCTCGACTACGACACCGTCGTGGTCTTCGACTCGCACTGGGCGACCACCGTCGAGTTCGTCATCGCCGCCCAGGCGCACCGCGCCGGGCTGTACACCTCGGAGGAACTGCCGCGCGGCATGCGGCAGATCCCCTACGCTTTCCCCGGTGACCCGGAACTGGCCCACGCCACCGCCGGGTTCGCGGCCAAGCACGGCACGTGGATCACCCCGATCGAGGATCCGTTCCTGCCGATCCACTACGCCACGGTCAATCTGTGGCACCACCTGGGTGTGCCCGGCAAACGCTGGCTGGGCATCGGTTGTTGCCAGACCGCCGACGTCGAGGACAACCTGCGGCTCGGCCGGGCGCTCGCCGACGGCATCGCGGTCACCGATCGCAGGGTGCTCCTGATCGCGTCCGGCGCGTTCTCGCACACGTTCTGGAGCCTGCGCGAACTGCGCGACCACGAGGCATCCGACCCGGTCCACGTGCGCACCCCGCAGGCGCGCGCCGCCGACGAGCAGCGCATCGCCTGGATGGAGCGCGGGGACCACGCGAGCGTACTCGCCGGCATGCCGGACTTCCTGCGCTACAAGCCCGAGGCCCGCTTCGGGCACTACCTTATGATGCTCGGCGCGCTCGGCGAAGAGCGCTGCACCGCGCCGGGGCGGCTGGTCGGCGACTACGAGAACGCCACCGGCACCGGGCAGGCACACGTCTGGTTCGACCGACCGGCGGGCGGTTGGACGGCGTCCGACGCACACACCCCACGGCTCGCCGCCCCCCAAACCCGAGTCGCCGACTCCCACACCTCCCGAGGACGAGCCGAATGA
- a CDS encoding fumarylacetoacetate hydrolase family protein yields MTTTEYRRILLDGAVVEVVREGAELVAADGRRIDAADAHHLPPVAPGKIVAVHLNHRSRVEEFGTSLPPAPTYFHKPTSSLNAHGGAVVRPAGCKYLNYEGEIAIVIGRTCRNIAPADAGAYIRGYTLANDYGLHDFRDTDAGSMLRVKGSDTLCPLGPGLVEGWDFRGKALRTYVNGVVAQEGSTDEMEWDMHYLVADIARTITLDPGDVLLSGTPAGSRPVQPGDVVEVEAEGLGRLANHIVTGPTPVRTDCGAQPTESEEVRSTALGGDWELRGIRAPRR; encoded by the coding sequence ATGACCACCACCGAGTACCGCCGCATCCTGCTCGACGGCGCCGTCGTCGAGGTCGTCCGCGAGGGGGCCGAACTGGTCGCCGCCGACGGCCGACGGATCGATGCCGCCGACGCGCACCACCTGCCGCCGGTCGCACCGGGCAAGATCGTCGCGGTGCACCTGAACCACCGCAGCAGGGTCGAGGAGTTCGGCACCTCGCTGCCGCCCGCGCCGACCTACTTCCACAAGCCGACGTCGTCGCTGAACGCGCACGGCGGCGCGGTGGTTCGCCCGGCCGGGTGCAAATACCTCAACTACGAGGGCGAGATCGCGATCGTGATCGGCCGCACCTGCCGCAACATCGCCCCCGCCGACGCGGGCGCGTACATCCGCGGGTACACCCTCGCCAACGACTACGGGCTGCACGACTTCCGGGACACCGACGCCGGCTCGATGTTGCGGGTCAAGGGCTCCGACACGCTGTGCCCGCTCGGCCCCGGCCTGGTCGAGGGCTGGGACTTCCGCGGCAAGGCGCTGCGCACCTACGTCAACGGCGTGGTGGCGCAGGAGGGTTCCACCGACGAGATGGAGTGGGACATGCACTACCTCGTCGCCGACATCGCCCGCACGATCACGCTCGATCCCGGCGACGTGCTCCTGTCCGGCACCCCGGCCGGCTCGCGCCCCGTACAGCCGGGCGATGTGGTCGAGGTCGAGGCGGAGGGTCTGGGTCGACTGGCCAACCACATCGTCACCGGCCCGACCCCCGTCCGTACCGACTGCGGCGCACAGCCCACCGAGTCCGAAGAGGTGCGCTCCACCGCCCTCGGCGGCGACTGGGAGCTGCGCGGAATCCGCGCCCCCAGACGGTGA